From one Streptococcus pneumoniae genomic stretch:
- a CDS encoding DUF2292 domain-containing protein, whose translation MDNFIYFKKGDIIKHVAVPQHGTITLKVNDGIVTWVEVTKKEKITY comes from the coding sequence ATGGATAACTTTATTTATTTTAAAAAAGGTGATATAATAAAGCATGTAGCAGTACCCCAACATGGCACAATTACCTTAAAAGTGAATGACGGCATTGTGACATGGGTAGAAGTTACAAAGAAAGAAAAAATTACATACTGA
- a CDS encoding HNH endonuclease — MIDVSTRESRNKFYHSREWRKTRKMVLERDHFECQWCKEEGKVTTERDSVLEVDHIEELEYHPDKALDIDNLRTLCHECHNKRHNRPNKREKHFREDEWWG; from the coding sequence ATGATTGATGTCAGTACAAGAGAGAGTCGCAATAAGTTTTATCATTCACGAGAGTGGAGAAAGACTAGAAAGATGGTTCTAGAGCGTGATCACTTTGAATGTCAATGGTGCAAAGAGGAGGGAAAAGTCACGACAGAACGTGATAGCGTACTCGAAGTTGATCATATCGAGGAGTTAGAATATCATCCAGACAAGGCTTTGGATATAGATAATCTTCGAACACTTTGTCATGAATGTCATAATAAGCGACACAATCGACCTAACAAGAGAGAGAAACATTTTAGAGAGGACGAGTGGTGGGGCTGA
- a CDS encoding head maturation protease, ClpP-related, whose protein sequence is MRININGSIVANSRKKDYQSNGLECFSPADLKLPINGESLEVYINSGGGDVYSGSEISSKLKDYKGNVTVKIVGLCASIATVIALSGDTIEMSQTAVFMIHEAMAGVFGNKKKIEQDLRSLDTINDMLLNVYHKRTGLPIERLKAMMAEETWLTCDEAIELGFVDRELTSQGFSRQLVASVAEALPTTIQYDYMEMIRRKFENQIRTEVKAQPKIPLHIQHMYNWAKKVKVRTELEEEIHQQKHQNRLKELREQKDAMAGFRNGDCYIENGQTKIYARDYETYSLKAQGLLKSQ, encoded by the coding sequence ATGAGAATTAATATAAATGGTTCGATTGTGGCCAATAGTCGAAAAAAAGATTATCAATCTAACGGTTTAGAATGTTTTTCGCCAGCAGATTTAAAACTACCTATCAATGGTGAGAGTTTGGAAGTTTATATCAATTCTGGTGGCGGTGATGTCTACTCAGGTAGTGAAATCTCTTCCAAGTTAAAAGACTATAAGGGAAATGTAACAGTCAAGATTGTTGGTCTTTGTGCAAGTATTGCAACAGTGATCGCTTTATCGGGTGACACAATCGAGATGAGCCAAACAGCCGTCTTTATGATCCATGAAGCTATGGCGGGAGTATTTGGCAATAAGAAAAAGATAGAGCAAGATTTGAGAAGTTTAGATACAATCAATGACATGTTACTAAATGTATATCACAAGCGCACAGGCTTACCTATTGAACGTCTGAAAGCGATGATGGCGGAAGAAACGTGGCTAACATGTGATGAAGCGATTGAGCTAGGTTTTGTAGATAGAGAATTAACCTCGCAAGGATTTTCACGTCAGTTGGTCGCTAGCGTGGCAGAAGCTTTACCTACGACTATTCAATATGACTACATGGAAATGATTAGGCGGAAGTTTGAAAATCAAATTAGAACAGAAGTAAAAGCTCAACCGAAAATACCTCTCCATATTCAACACATGTACAATTGGGCAAAGAAAGTAAAGGTCAGAACTGAATTAGAAGAAGAAATCCATCAACAGAAACATCAGAACAGATTAAAAGAATTGCGTGAGCAAAAGGATGCTATGGCAGGTTTTAGAAATGGGGACTGTTATATAGAAAACGGCCAAACGAAGATATATGCGAGAGATTATGAGACTTATAGCTTGAAGGCTCAAGGGTTATTGAAATCGCAATAG